The Brevibacterium atlanticum genome segment CGACCTCTTCTACCTCCACCAGCCCGACCGCGCGGCGACTCTCGACGAGACGCTCGGAACTGTCGCCGAGCTCCACGCAGAAGGCAAGATCGCCGCACTCGGAATCTCGAACTTCGCCGCCTGGCAGGCCGTCGACGTGGTTGCGGCCGCCGAGCGCGCCGGAGCCCCGAAGCCTGCCGTGGCACAGAACGTCTACAGCCTGCTCGCCCGACGGATCGAGGACGAATGGCTCGAATGCGGGCGCGTGCACGGCATCGCCACGATGGCCTACAACCCGCTCGCCGGGGGACTGCTTGCCCGCCGACCTTCCACCCAGGGCACTGGCGACCGCTTCACCGGGTCGGTGCTTGCACAGATGTACTCGCAGCGGTACCTCTCCGATTCCGTCCTTGCCGCGGTCGAGTCCTTCGCCGCGGTCGCCGAGGATGCCGGAATCCCGCAGGCCGAACTCGCCTTGCGCTGGGTTGCCGGGGCCGCAGGGATCGACTCTCTGCTGCTCGGAGCCAGCCGCGTCTCGCAGCTCGAGGCGAACATCGCCGCGATCGCCAAGGGCCCGCTGCCGGCCGACGTGCTCAGCGCGATTGATGACGCGACCGCCTCGGTGCGGGGATCGCAGCCGCTCTACAACCGCTGATCCACGAATCAAGAGCTGTCGGCAGTGCCTCCGGCCCATACCTGTCTCCACTGACCTCGCAACCCTGCTCTAGCTCGGCTGCGCCAACCGTTCGAAGGGAAATCATGTCATCCATCTCAGGAATCCTCGCCGCGATCGCCACCCCGTTCGACGCGGACGAGAACCTCGTCGAGTCCGCTCTGCGCGCTCACGTCCGGCGGCAGCTCGACGCCGGTGTCCACGGGATCTTCGCGCTCGGGACGAACGGTGAGTTCTACGCTCAGACCCCGAGCGAACGCGCCGAGGCGGCCCGCATCGTCATCGACGAGGTGGCCGGGGCCGTCCCTGTCGTCATCGGCGCCGGGGGACCGACGACGAAGGAGACCGTGGCGATCGCCAAGGACGCCGCCGCTGCCGGTGCCGATGCGCTCTCGATCATCACCCCGTACTTCGCGGCCGCCTCGCAGGACGAAATCGCCGCCCATTTCCGCACCGTGGCCGAGTCCGTCGGCGTTCCGGTCATCGTCTACAACATTCCTGCGCGCACGGGGAACGCGGTAGCTCCGGCTACGCTCGAGAAGCTCGCCGAGGTCGAGAACATCACCGCGGTCAAGGACTCCTCGGGCAACTTCGACACGATCCTCCAGTACCTCGAGCGCACCGACCGGAACACGTTCGACGTCATCTCAGGCAACGACTCGCTCATCCTGTGGACGCTCCTGGCCGGCGGCGCCGGAGGGATCAGCGGCATTGCGAACATCTACCCGCAGACGATGGCCTCGATCTATGACCTCTTCGTCGCTGGCGACTCCGAGGCGGCTCGCGCCGCTCAGGACAGCATCCGCCCGATCCGGAACTGCCTCGCGCTGGGCAACCCGAACACGGTCGTCAAGCACGCGGCGAATGCGCGCGGATTCGGCCTCGGGCCCGCTCGCGCGCCGTTCAACGCTCTCTCCGCCGAGGCGAAGAGCCAGGTCGAGGCCACCGTCACCGCCGATCTCGAACGCGGACTCGCCTGAGGGTACCTCAGTTCGGACATAGCAGAGGGGCCGCACCGATCGGTGCGGCCCCTCTTTCCTATGGCAGTGGTGGAACTTCGCGAATCAGACCACCGAGAAGCGCGGTTCCTCGCCCTGCAGCACCCGGACGACGTCTTCGACGGCCCACGTGCCCATGTTTGCGTTCGCGATGTCGGAATAGGCGCCTATATGCGGGGTGGCGATGAGGTTGGGCGCGCCCAGCAGCGGATCATCGGCCGGCGGCGGCTCCGTGGCGAAGGCATCGAGAGCAGCGAAGGACAGGTGACCGCTGTGCAGCGCCTCGGCCAACGCCGCCTCGTCGACGAGCCCGCCGCGCGCCGCGTTGATGAGACCGGCACCCTGGGGCATCGTGGCGAGGAGTTCGGCGGAGAGGAGCGGCTCCTCCCCACCGGGGAGATGGAGAGTGAGGAAATCGGACCCGGCAACCACCTCGGCGAGGTTCTGGGGCTCGGCCCCCGCCTCGGCGATGGCCTCATCCGGGACGAATGGGTCGAAGGCGGCGATGCGCAGACCGAATCCTGCGGCGCGCTTCGCGACCTCCCGTCCGATGCGGCCGAAGCCGAGGATGCCGAGGCGCTTGCCGCTCAGCTGCGAACCGAAGAACACGCCCCACTCACCGGCGCGCAGAGAATCCTCGGCCGCGCGGATCCGGCGGGCACCCATGATGAGGAGGCCGAGTGTGAGGTCGGCGACGGACTCGGCATTCGCTCCGGGAGTGTTGACGACACGGACCCCGGCGGCAGCTGCGGCGTCCAGGTCGATATTGTCGACTCCGGCACCGTGTTTGGCCACGACCTTGAGCTCGGGGCGGGCGGCGAGCACCTCGGAGTCGATCCGATCGAGACCGACGATGACCGCCTCGGCGCCGGAGATCGCCTGGATGAGATCGGATCCCGACTTGGGGTGATTCTCGGTGCGGTAGTCGAGCTCGAGCCCGAGCTGCGCGGATCGCGCACTCGGCTCGGAGGAGTACCTGCCGAAGGACGGGGTGAGGACGGTGAGGCGCATCAGGCTCCGATCTCGATTCCGAAGGTTTCGAACACGGTGTAGATGCCCAGCAGTCCGATGGCCAGCGAGGCGAAGACGAGCATCACCGTGAAGAAGTGGTTGGACTTGAACTCGGTCGGCACCTCTCGGGAGCGAAGGTACCAGACGGCGATGACGACCGCGACGAGGAAGACGCCGCTGGCGACGCCGCCGATCTGAACCATGATCACCGGAGACTGGATGATGAGGTAGCTCAGTGCCCAGATGATCGGGAAGATCACGGTGAGGACCTTGATGATGCGTCCGCGAGTGAGCGTGTTCTCCCAATCGAAGACGCCGAGGATGGACACGGTGTTCGTCCACAGTCGGGGCACGCTCGCGGTTGAGGCGATGAAGGTCGAGAACAGGACCGCGAATGCGCCGATGAGGAAGATCCAGTGACCGGCCTCGCCCATCGTCGAGGAGTACATGGACGACAATGTCGTGATCATGTCGTTGCCCTCGGGGACGAGGTTCTGCGGGTGGAGGATGGCCGCACCGATGACATAGAAGGACATCGTGCACACGGTCGAGACGATCCACGACACGAGGACGTCGGTGCGCATCACAGAGATCCACCCGCGGGCACGGCGCGCACGTTCCGCGGTGCCGTCGTTGGGTCCGGTGTAGCGGGCGTAGCCCTTTTCGAGGCACCAGTAGGTGTAGGTCGTCATCTCGTCGGCGCCGACACCGGTGATGCCGAACATCGCGACTGCGAAGCCGAGAGTGCCGGCAGGGATGGCAAAGGACAGTCCGCTGATGACGTCAGCGGAGGTGTAGGCGAAGTCGGTGAAGGGCAGGGAGACGGCGAGGCCGACAGTGGAGACGGTGAAGATGATGACAGCGCCGACGGAGAATTTCTCGACGATGCTGTACTTGTTCGTCACGAGCAGGGCGATGACGACGGCCAAAGAAACCACCGTCCAGAACACGAGCGACGGTGTCGAGAGAGGCTCTCCGAAGACCGGGAGCATGATGCTCAGTGAGGCGACCGCGCCTCCGATGATGCCGCCGCGCTGGAGGACCTTTGCGAAGTCCATGAGGATCCACAGCAGGTTGATCCAGCCGGCGCGGCCGATGAGGCGCGGACCGACGTGGCCGAAGCCTTCGAGCGCGGGCTTGCCGGAGAGGATGGTCCACTGTGCGAGCTCGAGCTGGACCCAGACCTTGACGGCAGTGGAGATGATGACGAGCCAGAGGAGCACGAAACCGGCCTTGGCACCCAGCGCTGTGGTCGTGATGAGCTCGCCCGAGCCGATGACGGCCGCTGAGATGACGAGTCCCGGGCCGAGGTACTTGAGCTTGCCCGCGAAATTCGTCGGCGGCTCAAGCACGTCCTTTGGATCGAGGCGGTAAGGGTCAACGGGGGCATCGGCGCCCGCGAGCGTGTCCCGGTCGATGTTCTGCGCAGTCATACTCGGCTTCCTTGCACGAAATCGGATGAGTCCAGTTGCCAAGCCGCCGCCGAATTAGGTCGAGCGTCGAATGTGCGGCGTTCATCGTGTGCGGACGAGCGTTGCACGGTGGAGCGACCGGTCGGCGCGGCTCATGTAAGTGTGCCATCGAATGCGTGATGTGCGCAACAATGATGCATAAAACGCGCATATACTCGTGTAAGGCCAGCTGGTTGCGCCTGTTGTGAGCGAATTGCGCAGATGGTTCCGAGGAGAGCGTGCCCACGCTGGAACTCACCCGGGGAGAGATTCCTCCCCCTCACGTCCGACCGGGATAGTGCCATGATGATGACCATGGTCGGCGATACGAAGATGAACGAACTCGGAAACTTTCTCAAGACCTGCCGCGGGGAGCTGACGCCCCGCCAGGCAGGGCTGCCCGAGACCGCCGGGCCGCGCCGCGTGGCTGGGCTGCGTCGTGAGGAGGTCGCCCAACTCGCCTCGATCAGCACCGATTACTACACGCGGATCGAGCAGGGGCGGATCAAGGCCTCGGCCCCCGTCCTCGGCGCTCTGGCCGACGTTCTCAAGATGGACGACGATCAGCGCAGCTACCTCTTCAGCCTCGCAGACAAGGCTCCGATGCGCACACCTCGGCGAGGGACGCAGAAAGTGGTGCCGCAGCTGCAGAGG includes the following:
- a CDS encoding phosphoglycerate dehydrogenase; its protein translation is MRLTVLTPSFGRYSSEPSARSAQLGLELDYRTENHPKSGSDLIQAISGAEAVIVGLDRIDSEVLAARPELKVVAKHGAGVDNIDLDAAAAAGVRVVNTPGANAESVADLTLGLLIMGARRIRAAEDSLRAGEWGVFFGSQLSGKRLGILGFGRIGREVAKRAAGFGLRIAAFDPFVPDEAIAEAGAEPQNLAEVVAGSDFLTLHLPGGEEPLLSAELLATMPQGAGLINAARGGLVDEAALAEALHSGHLSFAALDAFATEPPPADDPLLGAPNLIATPHIGAYSDIANANMGTWAVEDVVRVLQGEEPRFSVV
- a CDS encoding dihydrodipicolinate synthase family protein, with amino-acid sequence MSSISGILAAIATPFDADENLVESALRAHVRRQLDAGVHGIFALGTNGEFYAQTPSERAEAARIVIDEVAGAVPVVIGAGGPTTKETVAIAKDAAAAGADALSIITPYFAAASQDEIAAHFRTVAESVGVPVIVYNIPARTGNAVAPATLEKLAEVENITAVKDSSGNFDTILQYLERTDRNTFDVISGNDSLILWTLLAGGAGGISGIANIYPQTMASIYDLFVAGDSEAARAAQDSIRPIRNCLALGNPNTVVKHAANARGFGLGPARAPFNALSAEAKSQVEATVTADLERGLA
- a CDS encoding Nramp family divalent metal transporter produces the protein MTAQNIDRDTLAGADAPVDPYRLDPKDVLEPPTNFAGKLKYLGPGLVISAAVIGSGELITTTALGAKAGFVLLWLVIISTAVKVWVQLELAQWTILSGKPALEGFGHVGPRLIGRAGWINLLWILMDFAKVLQRGGIIGGAVASLSIMLPVFGEPLSTPSLVFWTVVSLAVVIALLVTNKYSIVEKFSVGAVIIFTVSTVGLAVSLPFTDFAYTSADVISGLSFAIPAGTLGFAVAMFGITGVGADEMTTYTYWCLEKGYARYTGPNDGTAERARRARGWISVMRTDVLVSWIVSTVCTMSFYVIGAAILHPQNLVPEGNDMITTLSSMYSSTMGEAGHWIFLIGAFAVLFSTFIASTASVPRLWTNTVSILGVFDWENTLTRGRIIKVLTVIFPIIWALSYLIIQSPVIMVQIGGVASGVFLVAVVIAVWYLRSREVPTEFKSNHFFTVMLVFASLAIGLLGIYTVFETFGIEIGA
- a CDS encoding aldo/keto reductase; this encodes MTTDSTIALDGVSVPLSRLVLGTMTFGDTVSETVAHEVFEAAIDAGITGIDTANGYAKSTTESLISPLVKKHREQIVLATKAGMPHDDAGEHSPLSAAGLRASVEGSLRRLDVDSVDLFYLHQPDRAATLDETLGTVAELHAEGKIAALGISNFAAWQAVDVVAAAERAGAPKPAVAQNVYSLLARRIEDEWLECGRVHGIATMAYNPLAGGLLARRPSTQGTGDRFTGSVLAQMYSQRYLSDSVLAAVESFAAVAEDAGIPQAELALRWVAGAAGIDSLLLGASRVSQLEANIAAIAKGPLPADVLSAIDDATASVRGSQPLYNR